In the Pseudomonas sp. ADAK2 genome, one interval contains:
- the erpA gene encoding iron-sulfur cluster insertion protein ErpA: MSVESFTPTALQFTHGAAHKVKSLVDEEGNDRLKLRVFVTGGGCSGFQYGFTFDEEVADDDTIVEREGVSLVVDPMSFQYLAGAEVDYQEGLEGSRFVIKNPNASTTCGCGSSFSI; this comes from the coding sequence ATGAGCGTCGAATCCTTCACCCCCACGGCTTTGCAATTCACCCACGGTGCCGCGCACAAGGTGAAGAGCCTGGTCGATGAAGAGGGGAATGATCGCTTGAAGCTGCGCGTATTCGTTACGGGCGGTGGTTGTTCAGGTTTTCAGTACGGCTTCACCTTCGATGAGGAAGTGGCCGATGACGACACCATTGTCGAGCGCGAAGGTGTGAGTCTGGTGGTCGATCCGATGAGCTTCCAGTACCTGGCAGGTGCCGAAGTGGATTATCAGGAAGGCCTGGAAGGCTCGCGTTTCGTGATCAAGAATCCGAATGCCAGCACGACCTGTGGCTGCGGTTCTTCGTTCTCGATCTGA
- the rplK gene encoding 50S ribosomal protein L11, giving the protein MAKKITAYIKLQVKAAQANPSPPVGPALGQHGVNIMEFCKAFNARTQGLEAGLPTPVIITVYSDRSFTFETKSTPASVLLKKAAGLTSGSARPNTVKVGTVTRAQLEEIAKTKNADLTAADMDAAVRTIAGSARSMGLNVEGV; this is encoded by the coding sequence ATGGCCAAGAAGATTACCGCTTACATCAAGCTGCAAGTGAAGGCCGCTCAGGCTAACCCAAGCCCACCTGTTGGTCCTGCACTGGGTCAGCACGGCGTGAACATCATGGAATTCTGCAAGGCTTTCAACGCCCGTACTCAGGGTCTTGAAGCTGGTCTGCCGACTCCAGTGATCATCACTGTCTACAGCGATCGTAGCTTCACTTTCGAAACCAAATCCACACCTGCTTCGGTTCTGCTGAAGAAGGCTGCTGGTCTGACTAGCGGTTCTGCTCGTCCGAACACCGTTAAGGTTGGCACCGTGACCCGTGCTCAGCTGGAAGAAATCGCGAAAACCAAAAACGCGGATCTGACTGCAGCTGATATGGACGCAGCCGTGCGTACTATCGCCGGTTCTGCTCGTAGCATGGGCCTTAACGTGGAGGGTGTGTAA
- a CDS encoding pantothenate kinase, whose amino-acid sequence MILELDCGNSFIKWRVLGADVRLVVAEGVVDSDIALLEGLKQLSGLALKHCRLVSVRTAEETSALTSLLIGAFGVSVVCAVSAREISGVRNGYEDYERLGLDRWLAMLGGFHLASGACLVLDFGTAVTADFIAGDGEHLGGFICPGMPLMRNQLRTHTRRIRYGDLAAERALESLAPGRTTVEAVERGCSLMLQGFVLTQLQLARSYWGDGFTVFLTGGDADLVAGIVPDAKVVPDLVFVGLAMACPLP is encoded by the coding sequence ATGATTCTTGAGCTCGACTGCGGTAATAGCTTTATAAAGTGGCGAGTGCTCGGTGCGGACGTCCGGCTGGTGGTCGCAGAAGGTGTTGTCGATTCGGATATTGCGTTACTGGAAGGTTTGAAGCAGCTCAGCGGGTTGGCTCTGAAGCATTGTCGATTGGTAAGTGTCAGGACTGCTGAAGAGACCAGCGCCCTGACTTCCCTTTTGATTGGCGCATTTGGGGTGTCCGTTGTTTGCGCGGTGTCAGCCCGTGAAATATCCGGTGTGCGCAATGGCTATGAAGATTACGAAAGGCTTGGTCTTGATCGCTGGCTTGCGATGCTCGGTGGGTTCCACCTGGCCTCGGGTGCCTGTCTTGTATTGGATTTCGGTACGGCGGTCACTGCTGACTTTATAGCGGGCGACGGAGAGCATCTAGGGGGATTCATTTGTCCGGGAATGCCTTTGATGCGCAATCAGCTGCGCACCCACACCCGGCGAATCCGCTATGGCGATCTTGCGGCTGAGCGCGCACTTGAAAGTCTTGCTCCGGGCCGCACAACTGTCGAGGCAGTTGAGAGAGGATGTTCCTTGATGCTTCAGGGGTTTGTCCTGACTCAGCTCCAGTTGGCGCGCAGCTACTGGGGGGATGGTTTCACAGTCTTCCTTACTGGCGGTGATGCTGACCTGGTTGCCGGGATCGTACCTGATGCCAAAGTCGTTCCTGATCTGGTGTTTGTAGGTTTGGCTATGGCGTGTCCCTTGCCTTGA
- the nusG gene encoding transcription termination/antitermination protein NusG has product MAKRWYVVHAYSGYEKHVMRSLVERVKLAGMEDGFGEILVPTEEVVEMRNGQKRKSERKFFPGYVLVQMDMNEGTWHLVKDTPRVMGFIGGTADKPAPITDKEAEAILRRVADGSDKPKPKTLFEPGESVRVNDGPFADFTGTVEEVNYEKSRIQVAVLIFGRSTPVELEFSQVEKV; this is encoded by the coding sequence GTGGCTAAGCGTTGGTACGTTGTGCATGCTTACTCCGGTTACGAGAAGCATGTCATGCGCTCGTTAGTAGAGCGCGTAAAGCTGGCTGGCATGGAAGATGGCTTCGGCGAAATTCTGGTTCCCACTGAAGAAGTGGTTGAAATGCGTAATGGCCAGAAACGCAAAAGCGAGCGCAAGTTCTTCCCAGGTTATGTGCTGGTTCAGATGGACATGAATGAGGGTACTTGGCACTTGGTCAAGGATACTCCTCGGGTGATGGGTTTTATCGGCGGTACTGCTGATAAGCCTGCGCCAATCACAGATAAAGAGGCAGAAGCGATTCTGCGTCGCGTTGCTGATGGTAGCGACAAGCCGAAGCCGAAGACACTCTTCGAGCCAGGCGAATCGGTACGTGTCAACGATGGGCCGTTTGCTGATTTCACTGGCACGGTCGAAGAAGTTAACTACGAAAAGAGCCGGATCCAAGTGGCAGTGCTCATTTTCGGTCGCTCTACTCCGGTAGAGCTGGAGTTTAGCCAGGTCGAAAAGGTCTAG
- a CDS encoding anhydro-N-acetylmuramic acid kinase, which translates to MALYIGVMSGTSLDGLDIALIEQTSAIKLIATHYIPMPESLRAELLGLCASGPDEIARSAIAQQNWVTLAAQGIHTLLDQQNLKAEDIRAIGSHGQTIRHEPARGFTVQIGNPALLTELTGITVVGDFRSRDVAAGGQGAPLVPAFHEALFEERPGNRAVLNVGGFSNLSLIEPGKPVAGFDCGPGNVLLDAWIHQQRGDNFDRDGQWAASGKVEPTLLNELLSDPFFVTKGPKSTGREVFNLPWLIQHLSHLPVFAPEDVQATLLELTALTIVESLQSAQSETRELLVCGGGAHNATLMARLASLLPNAKVSSTMAYGVDPDWVEAMAFAWLAHCCLEGIAANRPSVTGARGLRILGAIYPA; encoded by the coding sequence ATGGCGCTCTATATAGGCGTGATGTCCGGGACCAGCCTCGATGGCCTGGACATTGCGCTGATCGAGCAAACCTCGGCGATCAAACTGATCGCCACGCACTACATTCCCATGCCTGAATCCCTGCGCGCCGAGCTGCTTGGCTTGTGCGCCAGTGGTCCGGACGAGATTGCCCGCTCCGCCATTGCCCAGCAGAACTGGGTGACACTGGCGGCACAGGGCATTCACACCCTCCTTGATCAACAAAACCTGAAAGCCGAAGACATTCGCGCGATTGGCAGCCATGGCCAGACCATTCGCCACGAACCGGCACGCGGGTTCACTGTACAAATCGGCAACCCTGCCCTGCTGACCGAGTTGACAGGCATCACCGTCGTCGGTGATTTCCGCAGCCGCGACGTCGCCGCCGGTGGCCAGGGGGCACCACTGGTCCCCGCCTTCCACGAAGCCTTGTTTGAAGAACGACCAGGTAACCGCGCTGTATTGAATGTCGGCGGTTTCAGCAATCTCAGCCTGATTGAGCCTGGTAAACCTGTCGCCGGTTTCGACTGCGGCCCGGGGAATGTCCTGCTGGACGCCTGGATTCACCAGCAACGTGGCGATAATTTTGATCGTGACGGCCAATGGGCAGCCAGCGGCAAGGTTGAGCCAACTCTGCTAAACGAGCTACTCAGCGATCCATTCTTCGTGACCAAAGGCCCCAAGAGCACCGGCCGCGAAGTGTTCAACCTGCCCTGGCTAATACAGCATCTGTCGCACTTGCCCGTCTTCGCGCCTGAAGACGTGCAGGCGACCCTGCTCGAATTGACCGCCCTGACTATCGTCGAGTCACTGCAAAGTGCGCAGTCGGAAACCCGGGAGTTGCTGGTCTGCGGCGGCGGCGCGCATAACGCCACACTAATGGCCCGTTTAGCGAGCTTGCTGCCAAATGCCAAGGTCAGCAGCACGATGGCTTATGGCGTAGACCCGGACTGGGTCGAAGCGATGGCCTTCGCCTGGCTGGCCCATTGCTGCCTCGAAGGCATCGCTGCCAACCGCCCCAGCGTCACCGGTGCCCGCGGCTTGCGCATCCTCGGCGCCATCTACCCCGCTTGA
- the rplA gene encoding 50S ribosomal protein L1, with translation MAKLTKRQKAIAGKIEAGKSYNFVDAASLLAELSTVKFSESFDVAVNLGVDPRKSDQVVRSATVLPHGTGKTVRVAVFTQGPAAEAALAAGADRVGMDDLAAEMKGGDLNYDVVIASPDAMRVVGQLGQILGPRGLMPNPKVGTVTPDVATAVKNAKAGQVRYRTDKNGIIHTSVGKVGFDAVKLKENVEALIADLKRIKPASSKGIYVKRVTLSTTMGPGLVIDQGSLDA, from the coding sequence ATGGCTAAGTTGACCAAGCGTCAAAAGGCTATCGCCGGCAAAATCGAAGCAGGCAAGTCCTACAACTTTGTAGACGCTGCTTCCCTGCTGGCCGAGCTGTCGACTGTCAAGTTCAGCGAGTCGTTCGACGTTGCTGTAAACCTGGGTGTTGACCCGCGTAAATCCGACCAGGTCGTTCGTAGCGCTACTGTGCTGCCACACGGCACTGGCAAGACTGTTCGCGTTGCTGTGTTCACCCAGGGTCCAGCCGCTGAGGCCGCTCTGGCTGCCGGCGCTGACCGTGTAGGTATGGACGATCTGGCTGCCGAAATGAAAGGCGGCGACCTGAACTATGACGTAGTTATCGCATCCCCGGATGCAATGCGCGTTGTTGGTCAGTTGGGTCAGATCCTGGGCCCGCGCGGCCTGATGCCTAACCCTAAAGTTGGCACCGTAACCCCAGACGTAGCTACCGCGGTTAAAAACGCCAAGGCTGGTCAGGTTCGTTATCGCACCGACAAAAACGGCATCATCCACACCTCCGTTGGCAAGGTCGGTTTCGACGCCGTCAAGCTGAAGGAAAACGTTGAAGCCCTGATCGCTGATCTGAAGCGTATCAAGCCTGCTTCCTCGAAAGGTATTTACGTCAAGCGCGTTACCCTGAGCACCACCATGGGTCCAGGCCTGGTCATCGACCAAGGCTCGCTCGACGCGTAA
- the birA gene encoding bifunctional biotin--[acetyl-CoA-carboxylase] ligase/biotin operon repressor BirA → MLTLLKLLKDGRFHSGEALGIALGVSRSAVWKQLQHLEAELGLSIHKVRGRGYQLAAPLTLLDPVEIDGKSSICGWSAHVFDSIDSTNAEALRAIERGQAAPFLVLAERQTAGRGRRGRKWVSPFAENLYYSLVLRIEGGMRQLEGLSLVVGLAVMHALRKQGVSGVGLKWPNDLLVGQKKIAGILLELVGDPADVCHVVLGVGINVNMQVADEVDQQWTSMWLESGRVFDRNLLAVELGLMLQAYLNRHQRDGFSAIHAEWEQNHLWQGRAVSLIAGVNQIDGVVMGIDSQGALRLKVDGVEKVFSGGELSLRLRDDS, encoded by the coding sequence ATGCTGACGTTGTTAAAGCTTCTAAAGGATGGCCGATTCCATTCAGGCGAAGCCTTGGGCATTGCCCTGGGTGTCAGCCGAAGTGCTGTATGGAAGCAACTTCAGCATTTAGAGGCTGAGTTGGGGCTGTCAATTCATAAGGTGCGCGGTCGCGGTTATCAATTGGCTGCGCCATTGACGTTGCTTGATCCTGTGGAAATAGATGGCAAGTCTTCTATTTGCGGTTGGTCCGCCCATGTCTTTGATTCCATCGACTCTACTAACGCAGAGGCCTTGCGCGCTATCGAGCGGGGTCAGGCTGCGCCATTCCTGGTGCTTGCAGAGCGACAGACTGCCGGCCGCGGAAGGCGAGGTCGCAAGTGGGTGAGTCCATTTGCAGAAAACCTCTACTACAGCCTTGTGCTTCGCATAGAGGGTGGAATGCGGCAGCTGGAAGGTTTGAGTTTGGTCGTGGGGCTTGCGGTAATGCACGCCTTGCGCAAGCAGGGCGTTTCTGGGGTAGGGCTGAAATGGCCCAATGATCTTCTTGTTGGCCAGAAAAAGATCGCCGGCATACTCCTTGAGTTGGTGGGCGATCCTGCGGATGTGTGTCACGTGGTGTTGGGTGTCGGAATCAACGTAAACATGCAGGTCGCCGACGAGGTTGATCAGCAGTGGACGTCCATGTGGCTTGAGTCTGGCAGGGTCTTTGACCGCAATCTCTTGGCGGTGGAGTTGGGGTTGATGCTCCAGGCGTACTTGAATCGTCATCAGCGCGATGGATTTTCAGCTATCCATGCTGAGTGGGAGCAAAATCATCTGTGGCAAGGGCGGGCTGTCTCGTTGATTGCCGGCGTCAACCAGATAGATGGCGTTGTAATGGGTATCGATAGTCAGGGTGCCTTGCGCTTGAAGGTGGATGGAGTGGAAAAGGTCTTTAGTGGCGGTGAGCTCAGTTTGAGGTTGCGTGATGATTCTTGA
- the rplJ gene encoding 50S ribosomal protein L10, whose product MAIKLEDKKAIVAEVNKAAQVALSAVVADARGVTVGAMTGLRKEAREAGVYVRVVRNTLLKRAVAGTQYDVLNDVFTGPTLIAFSKEHPGAAARIFKEFAKGQDKFEIKAAAFEGKFLAANQIDVLASLPTRDEAISQLMSVIQGATSKLARTLAALRDQKEAAAA is encoded by the coding sequence GTGGCAATTAAACTTGAAGACAAGAAGGCCATCGTCGCTGAAGTCAACAAGGCTGCCCAAGTTGCTCTGTCCGCTGTCGTGGCTGATGCCCGTGGCGTAACAGTAGGCGCTATGACCGGACTCCGTAAAGAGGCTCGTGAAGCTGGCGTTTACGTACGTGTTGTACGTAACACCCTGCTCAAGCGCGCCGTTGCTGGCACTCAATATGACGTGCTCAACGACGTGTTCACTGGCCCGACCTTGATTGCATTCTCCAAAGAACATCCGGGCGCTGCTGCTCGTATCTTCAAAGAGTTCGCAAAAGGTCAGGATAAGTTCGAGATCAAGGCAGCTGCGTTCGAGGGCAAGTTCCTCGCAGCTAATCAGATCGACGTACTGGCAAGCCTGCCGACCCGTGACGAAGCAATTTCTCAGCTGATGAGCGTGATTCAAGGCGCAACCAGCAAATTGGCTCGTACTCTGGCGGCTCTTCGCGACCAGAAAGAAGCTGCCGCAGCCTAA
- the tuf gene encoding elongation factor Tu, which produces MAKEKFERNKPHVNVGTIGHVDHGKTTLTAALTRVCSEVFGSAKVDFDKIDSAPEEKARGITINTAHVEYDSAVRHYAHVDCPGHADYVKNMITGAAQMDGAILVCSAADGPMPQTREHILLSRQVGVPYIVVFLNKADMVDDAELLELVEMEVRDLLSTYDFPGDDTPIIIGSALMALNGQDDNEMGTTAVKKLVETLDSYIPQPERAIDKPFLMPIEDVFSISGRGTVVTGRVERGIVRIQEEVEIVGLRDTVKTTCTGVEMFRKLLDEGRAGENCGVLLRGTKRDDVERGQVLVKPGTVKPHTKFTAEVYVLSKEEGGRHTPFFKGYRPQFYFRTTDVTGNCELPEGVEMVMPGDNVQMTVTLIKTIAMEDGLRFAIREGGRTVGAGVVAKVIE; this is translated from the coding sequence ATGGCTAAGGAAAAGTTCGAACGTAATAAGCCGCACGTCAACGTAGGCACCATTGGTCACGTAGACCATGGCAAAACTACTCTGACCGCAGCCCTGACCCGTGTCTGCTCCGAAGTTTTCGGTTCGGCAAAGGTCGACTTCGACAAGATCGATAGCGCCCCAGAAGAAAAAGCTCGTGGTATCACCATCAACACCGCTCACGTTGAATACGATTCGGCCGTGCGTCACTACGCACACGTTGACTGTCCAGGTCACGCCGATTATGTAAAAAACATGATCACCGGTGCTGCTCAGATGGATGGCGCGATTCTGGTTTGCTCGGCCGCTGATGGTCCGATGCCGCAAACCCGTGAGCACATCTTGCTCTCTCGCCAGGTTGGCGTTCCGTATATCGTTGTCTTCCTGAACAAGGCTGACATGGTGGATGACGCGGAGCTGCTGGAGCTGGTTGAGATGGAAGTGCGTGATCTGCTGAGCACTTATGATTTCCCAGGTGATGACACTCCGATCATCATTGGTTCTGCGCTGATGGCGTTGAACGGTCAGGACGACAATGAGATGGGCACGACTGCCGTCAAGAAGTTGGTCGAGACCCTGGATAGCTACATTCCGCAGCCTGAGCGTGCGATCGACAAGCCGTTCCTGATGCCGATCGAGGATGTGTTCTCGATCTCTGGTCGCGGTACGGTTGTGACTGGTCGTGTTGAGCGTGGCATCGTCCGCATTCAGGAAGAGGTTGAGATTGTTGGTCTTCGCGACACGGTCAAAACTACTTGCACTGGTGTAGAGATGTTCCGCAAGCTGCTCGACGAAGGTCGTGCTGGCGAGAACTGTGGTGTGCTGCTGCGCGGTACCAAGCGTGATGATGTTGAGCGTGGCCAGGTGCTGGTCAAGCCGGGTACTGTCAAGCCTCACACCAAGTTCACTGCAGAGGTTTACGTTCTGAGCAAGGAAGAAGGTGGTCGTCATACGCCGTTCTTCAAGGGTTACCGTCCACAGTTCTACTTCCGTACTACGGATGTGACCGGTAACTGCGAATTGCCAGAAGGCGTTGAAATGGTTATGCCTGGTGATAACGTTCAGATGACCGTTACGCTGATCAAAACCATTGCGATGGAAGATGGTCTTCGTTTCGCTATCCGTGAGGGCGGTCGTACCGTCGGCGCTGGTGTCGTGGCTAAAGTCATCGAGTAA
- the tyrS gene encoding tyrosine--tRNA ligase, whose protein sequence is MKSVEEQLALIKRGAEELLVESELIEKLKRGQPLRIKAGFDPTAPDLHLGHTVLINKLRQFQELGHQVIFLIGDFTGMIGDPSGKSATRPPLTREQVLENAETYKTQVFKILDPAKTEVAFNSTWMDQMGPADFIRLTSQYTVARMLERDDFDKRYTTNQPIAIHEFLYPLVQGYDSVALRADVELGGTDQKFNLLMGRELQRGYGQEPQCILTMPLLEGLDGVKKMSKSLGNYVGIQEAPGVMYSKLVSIPDVLMWRYFELLSFRSMDEINAFRADVEAGANPRDIKIKLAEEIVARFHGEEAAANAHRAAGNRMKEGELPDDLPEIELTAAEDMPIAAVLNKAGLVKNSAVARDLLNSGGVRIDGEVVDRTFIYVLGATHVCQAGKKAFARITLKSE, encoded by the coding sequence ATGAAGTCGGTTGAAGAGCAGCTAGCGCTGATCAAACGTGGTGCAGAAGAACTGTTGGTCGAGTCCGAGTTGATCGAAAAGCTCAAGCGTGGCCAGCCGCTACGTATTAAGGCGGGCTTCGATCCGACCGCGCCAGATTTGCACCTGGGCCATACGGTGCTTATTAATAAGCTGCGTCAGTTCCAGGAGCTGGGCCACCAGGTGATCTTCCTTATAGGAGACTTCACCGGGATGATCGGCGATCCGAGTGGCAAGAGTGCCACCCGCCCTCCGCTGACCCGCGAGCAGGTGCTCGAGAATGCCGAGACCTACAAGACTCAGGTTTTCAAGATCCTTGATCCGGCCAAAACCGAAGTGGCGTTCAACTCCACCTGGATGGATCAGATGGGGCCCGCCGACTTCATTCGCCTGACTTCGCAGTACACCGTGGCTCGTATGCTTGAGCGCGATGACTTCGACAAGCGCTACACCACCAATCAGCCGATCGCGATTCACGAGTTTCTCTATCCGCTGGTTCAGGGTTATGACTCGGTTGCCTTGCGCGCGGATGTCGAGCTGGGCGGTACTGATCAGAAATTCAACCTGCTGATGGGGCGTGAGCTGCAGCGTGGTTATGGTCAGGAGCCTCAGTGCATTCTGACCATGCCGTTGCTCGAAGGTCTGGACGGCGTGAAGAAGATGTCCAAGTCGCTGGGCAACTACGTCGGTATTCAGGAAGCGCCGGGTGTCATGTACAGCAAGCTGGTTTCTATTCCGGATGTGCTGATGTGGCGCTATTTCGAATTGCTCAGCTTCCGTTCCATGGATGAGATCAATGCGTTTCGTGCTGATGTCGAGGCAGGCGCCAATCCGCGGGACATCAAAATCAAGCTCGCCGAAGAGATCGTTGCGCGCTTTCATGGTGAAGAGGCTGCGGCCAATGCTCACCGTGCGGCGGGTAACCGTATGAAGGAAGGCGAGCTGCCAGATGATCTGCCAGAGATCGAGCTGACTGCTGCTGAAGATATGCCGATTGCTGCTGTCCTTAATAAGGCAGGCCTGGTGAAGAACTCAGCAGTGGCGCGCGACCTCCTGAATTCGGGTGGCGTGCGTATAGATGGTGAGGTTGTCGATCGCACCTTTATATACGTACTGGGCGCGACCCATGTTTGTCAGGCTGGGAAGAAGGCATTTGCGCGTATTACGCTCAAATCCGAATAA
- the secE gene encoding preprotein translocase subunit SecE, with protein MTPKAEAQGSRFDLLKWLVVVALVVVGVVGNQYYSASPILYRVLALLAIAAVAAFVGLQTVKGKSFFVLVKEARTEIRKVVWPTRQETTQTTLIVVAVVLVMALLLWGLDSLLGWLVSLIVG; from the coding sequence ATGACTCCTAAAGCTGAAGCTCAAGGCTCTCGCTTCGATCTGCTCAAGTGGCTAGTAGTAGTCGCTTTGGTGGTTGTTGGCGTTGTTGGCAATCAGTATTACTCTGCTTCGCCGATCCTGTACCGCGTGCTAGCTTTGCTCGCCATTGCTGCTGTAGCTGCCTTTGTAGGCCTGCAGACAGTCAAGGGCAAGTCTTTCTTTGTACTGGTTAAGGAAGCTCGCACCGAGATTCGTAAAGTCGTATGGCCAACTCGCCAAGAAACCACGCAGACCACGTTGATTGTTGTGGCTGTTGTTCTGGTTATGGCGTTGCTGTTGTGGGGGCTTGATTCCCTCCTCGGCTGGCTTGTTTCCTTGATTGTCGGCTAA
- the rplL gene encoding 50S ribosomal protein L7/L12, with translation MSLTNDQIIEAIGEKSVLEIVELIKAMEEKFGVSAAAASAGPAAVAAVVEEQTEFNVMLLEAGEKKVNVIKAVRELTGLGLKEAKAVVDGAPGMVLEAVSKDAADKAKATLEEAGAKVELK, from the coding sequence ATGTCTCTGACTAACGACCAAATCATCGAAGCAATCGGCGAAAAATCCGTTCTGGAAATCGTTGAGCTGATCAAGGCCATGGAAGAGAAGTTCGGCGTTTCCGCTGCCGCTGCTTCCGCTGGTCCAGCTGCTGTCGCTGCTGTTGTTGAAGAACAAACTGAATTCAACGTCATGCTGCTGGAAGCTGGCGAGAAGAAAGTTAACGTGATCAAGGCAGTACGTGAACTGACCGGTCTGGGCTTGAAAGAAGCCAAGGCTGTAGTTGACGGCGCTCCTGGCATGGTTCTGGAAGCTGTATCGAAAGACGCAGCTGACAAAGCCAAAGCCACTCTGGAAGAAGCAGGCGCTAAAGTCGAGCTGAAGTAA
- a CDS encoding peptidoglycan DD-metalloendopeptidase family protein, which yields MTTEPSKAPPLYPKTHLLAASGIAALLSLALLVFPSSDVEAKKTTLSLELESPAEQLTQDQDAAEAVQATNEPAASPFAQIEDSAEDTKETAQAAPVPAVEPKKAPNHKEVIVGKGDTLSTLFAKVGLPAASVHEILASDKQAKQFSQLKHGQKLEFELNPEGQLTNLHSKVSDLESITLTKNDKGYVFNRITAKPTVRSAYVHGVINSSLSQSAARAGLSHSLTMDMASVFGYDVDFAQDIRQGDEFDVIYEQKVVNGKAVGTGPILSARFTNRGKTYTAVRYINKQGNSSYYTADGNSMRKAFIRTPVDFARISSKFSMGRKHPILNKIRAHKGVDYAAPRGTPIKATGDGKVLLAGRRGGYGNTIIIQHGNTYRTLYGHMQGFAKGVQTGGSVKQGQVIGYIGTTGLSTGPHLHYEFQVNGVHVDPLGQKLPMADPIAKGERSRFLAQSQPLMARMDQEKATMLASSKR from the coding sequence ATGACCACAGAACCGTCTAAAGCGCCGCCGCTTTACCCGAAGACCCACCTGCTCGCCGCAAGTGGGATCGCCGCTCTTCTCAGCCTGGCACTCCTGGTATTCCCTTCCAGTGATGTTGAAGCCAAAAAGACGACCCTGAGCCTTGAACTGGAAAGTCCTGCTGAACAACTGACACAAGATCAAGACGCTGCCGAGGCCGTTCAAGCCACAAATGAACCGGCAGCCTCCCCTTTCGCGCAGATCGAAGACAGCGCCGAAGACACCAAGGAAACCGCTCAGGCCGCCCCTGTGCCAGCGGTCGAACCCAAGAAAGCACCCAACCATAAAGAAGTCATTGTTGGCAAAGGCGACACCCTCTCTACCCTGTTTGCAAAGGTCGGCCTGCCAGCCGCCTCGGTGCATGAAATCCTGGCCAGCGACAAGCAAGCCAAGCAGTTCAGCCAACTCAAGCATGGCCAGAAGCTCGAATTCGAACTGAACCCTGAAGGCCAGTTGACCAACCTGCACAGCAAGGTCAGCGACCTCGAAAGCATCACCCTGACCAAGAATGACAAGGGTTATGTGTTCAACCGAATTACCGCCAAACCGACCGTGCGCTCTGCCTATGTTCACGGCGTGATCAATAGCTCACTGTCGCAGTCCGCTGCCCGCGCCGGCCTGTCCCACAGCCTGACCATGGACATGGCCAGCGTGTTTGGCTACGACGTCGACTTCGCCCAGGACATTCGCCAGGGTGACGAATTCGATGTGATCTACGAACAGAAAGTCGTCAACGGCAAGGCTGTCGGTACCGGCCCGATCCTGTCCGCACGCTTCACCAACCGCGGCAAGACCTACACCGCCGTGCGTTACATCAACAAACAAGGCAACAGCAGCTATTACACGGCCGACGGCAACAGCATGCGCAAAGCATTCATCCGTACGCCGGTAGACTTCGCCCGCATCAGCTCGAAATTCTCCATGGGCCGCAAGCACCCGATCCTGAACAAGATCCGCGCGCACAAAGGTGTCGATTACGCAGCACCACGCGGTACGCCGATCAAGGCTACCGGCGACGGCAAAGTCTTGCTGGCCGGTCGCCGCGGCGGTTATGGCAACACCATCATCATCCAGCACGGCAACACCTACCGTACGTTGTACGGCCACATGCAAGGTTTCGCCAAAGGCGTGCAGACTGGCGGCAGCGTCAAACAAGGCCAGGTGATCGGCTACATCGGCACCACCGGCCTGTCCACCGGCCCGCACTTGCACTATGAATTCCAGGTTAATGGCGTGCACGTCGATCCACTGGGTCAGAAATTGCCGATGGCTGACCCGATTGCCAAAGGCGAGCGCTCGCGGTTCCTCGCGCAAAGCCAGCCGTTGATGGCTCGGATGGACCAAGAGAAGGCCACCATGCTCGCGTCGAGCAAACGCTAA